One window from the genome of Propionispora hippei DSM 15287 encodes:
- a CDS encoding sirohydrochlorin cobaltochelatase: MRFSGKKLLIASVVCAMMTGLTATGFAAYQLNPEVKDATPALKQAAEIGVRVSETPSLQNLENKDAILVMSFGTTFTDSRKATIEKTVADIQAAHPNTKVVLAFTSHIIVDRIQANEGIKIPTPEEALAQLKAEGYSRIALTSLDVIPGMEYAYDTAIFDIYKSQFKKMTLGTTLMYWMGQENQRDDVTEAMKAFSTEFPKTGKKDAVLLMAHGTPHPSNAYYAVMQDRLTELGFKNTYVYSVEGWPHLDTVIPQLKAQGIKNVTLIPMMMVAGDHANNDMAGSEPESHKSILEKEGFKVTPYIHGLGENEAIRKLFVDRANEAWDALEAATPVKEKGHGMMMK; this comes from the coding sequence ATGAGATTTAGTGGAAAGAAACTGTTGATTGCATCTGTGGTATGTGCTATGATGACGGGCTTGACGGCAACCGGCTTTGCCGCTTATCAGTTAAACCCGGAAGTAAAGGATGCCACTCCGGCCTTGAAACAGGCAGCGGAAATCGGTGTTCGCGTTTCGGAAACACCTTCGCTGCAGAACCTGGAAAATAAAGATGCTATTTTGGTTATGAGTTTTGGGACAACCTTTACTGATTCCCGCAAGGCCACCATTGAAAAAACGGTGGCAGACATTCAGGCGGCTCATCCCAACACCAAAGTGGTGCTGGCTTTTACTTCCCATATTATTGTTGACCGGATTCAGGCCAATGAAGGAATTAAAATCCCCACACCGGAAGAAGCTCTGGCCCAACTTAAGGCAGAAGGCTACAGCCGTATTGCCCTGACCTCGCTGGATGTCATTCCGGGTATGGAATATGCCTATGACACCGCTATTTTCGATATCTATAAGAGCCAGTTCAAGAAAATGACCCTGGGTACGACACTGATGTACTGGATGGGACAGGAAAACCAACGTGATGATGTGACTGAGGCTATGAAAGCCTTTAGTACTGAATTCCCTAAGACTGGCAAAAAGGATGCCGTCTTATTGATGGCTCATGGTACGCCGCATCCGTCCAATGCTTACTATGCCGTTATGCAGGACCGTTTAACTGAACTTGGTTTCAAAAATACCTATGTCTATTCGGTAGAAGGCTGGCCTCATTTGGACACAGTTATTCCTCAGTTGAAGGCACAGGGTATTAAAAATGTTACGCTGATTCCGATGATGATGGTGGCCGGAGACCATGCCAACAACGATATGGCTGGCAGCGAACCGGAATCGCATAAATCCATCCTGGAAAAAGAAGGCTTTAAAGTCACCCCGTACATTCATGGTCTTGGTGAAAACGAAGCTATCCGCAAACTGTTTGTCGACCGGGCAAACGAAGCGTGGGATGCCCTGGAAGCCGCAACTCCTGTGAAGGAAAAAGGCCATGGCATGATGATGAAATAA
- the scpA gene encoding methylmalonyl-CoA mutase — MYQKPDFTNMSLKKENGPANLAEWKKQLEAKTGKSFEELYWRAMEQIDVKPLYTEADLKDVNHLSYMAGIPPFLRGPYPTMYVTRPWTVRQYAGFSTAEESNAFYRRNLAAGQKGLSIAFDLATHRGYDSDHPRVVGDVGKAGVAVDSILDMEILFSGIPLDKMSVSMTMNGAVLPVLAFYIVAAEEQGVKQEVLSGTIQNDILKEFMVRNTYIYPPTASMRIIGDIFAYTSQFMPKFNSISISGYHMQEAGATADIELGYTLADGLEYIRTGVNSGLAIDAFAPRLSFFWAMGKNYFMEVAKMRAGRLLWAKIIKQFGPKSSKSMALRTHSQTSGWSLTEQDPFNNVARTCIEAMAAALGHTQSLHTNALDEAIALPTDFSARIARNTQLYLQDETQICKVIDPWGGSYYVEALTDELARRAWAHIQEVEELGGMAKAIDTGLPKMRIEEAAARRQAHIDSAKEMIVGVNKFRLDKEDPLDILEVDNTAVRIAQIKRLEKLRSNRDEDRVKSCLEAITKSVETGEGNLLDLAIKATRARASLGEISSAVEKVSGRHKAVIRSISGVYSSEFADEDEIAEVRKMTDTFEAKEGRRPRIMIAKMGQDGHDRGAKVIATAFADLGFDVDIGPLFQTPEETAQDAVDNDVHVVGMSSLAAGHKTLLPQLVEELKKRGREDIMVVAGGVIPAQDYEYLKEHGAAAIFGPGTIIPVAARKVLEELMNRLDWEEA, encoded by the coding sequence ATGTATCAGAAACCTGATTTTACCAACATGTCACTGAAAAAAGAAAATGGACCGGCCAATCTGGCTGAATGGAAAAAGCAGCTTGAGGCTAAAACAGGCAAGTCCTTTGAAGAATTATACTGGCGGGCCATGGAGCAGATTGATGTAAAACCTCTTTATACTGAGGCCGATCTGAAGGATGTGAACCACCTGTCTTATATGGCCGGAATTCCGCCTTTCTTAAGAGGGCCTTATCCCACGATGTATGTAACCCGCCCCTGGACGGTCCGGCAGTATGCCGGTTTCTCCACGGCGGAAGAAAGTAATGCCTTTTACCGTCGTAATCTGGCCGCCGGTCAGAAGGGGCTTTCTATTGCCTTTGACCTGGCGACGCACCGCGGCTATGACTCGGACCATCCCCGGGTTGTCGGCGACGTGGGGAAAGCCGGCGTGGCGGTGGATTCTATTCTGGATATGGAAATTCTCTTTTCCGGCATCCCCCTGGATAAAATGTCGGTGTCGATGACGATGAACGGTGCCGTTTTGCCGGTTCTGGCCTTCTACATTGTGGCGGCCGAGGAACAGGGTGTAAAGCAGGAAGTCCTGTCAGGCACGATTCAGAATGATATTTTAAAAGAATTCATGGTTCGTAACACTTATATTTATCCGCCGACGGCCTCGATGCGGATTATCGGCGATATTTTCGCCTATACCTCACAGTTTATGCCGAAGTTCAACAGCATCAGTATCTCCGGCTATCATATGCAGGAAGCGGGGGCCACCGCCGACATTGAGCTTGGCTATACGCTGGCCGACGGACTGGAGTACATCCGGACCGGGGTAAACTCTGGCCTGGCGATTGACGCGTTTGCGCCTCGGTTGTCGTTCTTCTGGGCCATGGGTAAAAATTATTTTATGGAAGTGGCCAAGATGCGGGCCGGCCGCTTGCTGTGGGCTAAAATCATCAAGCAGTTCGGACCGAAAAGTTCGAAATCCATGGCGCTCAGAACCCACTCGCAGACTTCGGGCTGGAGCCTGACCGAACAGGACCCGTTCAACAATGTGGCACGGACCTGTATTGAAGCCATGGCGGCTGCTTTGGGGCATACCCAATCACTGCACACCAACGCGCTGGATGAAGCCATTGCCCTGCCGACCGACTTCTCGGCCCGGATTGCCCGGAATACGCAGCTTTATCTGCAGGATGAAACACAAATTTGTAAGGTTATTGATCCCTGGGGCGGCTCTTACTACGTGGAAGCTTTGACCGATGAACTGGCCCGCCGGGCCTGGGCTCATATCCAGGAAGTCGAAGAACTGGGCGGTATGGCCAAGGCTATTGACACGGGTCTGCCCAAAATGCGGATTGAGGAAGCGGCCGCCCGCCGTCAGGCGCACATTGACTCCGCCAAGGAAATGATTGTCGGTGTAAACAAGTTCCGCCTGGATAAGGAAGATCCGCTGGACATTCTGGAAGTTGACAATACGGCTGTACGGATAGCTCAGATCAAGCGTCTGGAAAAACTTCGTTCCAACCGGGACGAGGACCGGGTGAAGTCCTGCCTGGAGGCGATTACCAAATCGGTGGAAACCGGCGAAGGCAATCTGCTGGATCTGGCGATTAAGGCTACCCGGGCCAGAGCCAGTCTGGGGGAAATTTCCTCTGCCGTGGAAAAAGTCAGCGGGAGGCATAAAGCGGTGATCCGTTCCATTTCAGGAGTATACAGCAGTGAATTTGCCGATGAGGATGAAATTGCCGAAGTACGGAAAATGACCGATACCTTTGAAGCCAAGGAAGGCCGCCGGCCGAGAATTATGATTGCCAAGATGGGCCAGGACGGACATGACCGGGGTGCCAAGGTAATCGCTACGGCCTTTGCCGATTTGGGCTTTGACGTGGATATCGGACCGTTATTCCAAACACCGGAGGAAACGGCCCAGGATGCGGTGGATAATGACGTTCACGTGGTAGGCATGAGTTCGCTGGCTGCCGGACATAAGACGCTGCTGCCGCAATTGGTGGAAGAACTGAAAAAGCGCGGCCGCGAGGATATCATGGTGGTAGCCGGCGGTGTTATTCCGGCCCAGGATTACGAATATTTGAAAGAACATGGTGCCGCTGCTATTTTTGGACCGGGAACCATTATTCCGGTCGCTGCCAGAAAGGTATTGGAAGAATTAATGAACCGCTTGGACTGGGAAGAGGCGTAA
- the meaB gene encoding methylmalonyl Co-A mutase-associated GTPase MeaB has translation MSTYKPEWTPQDAGNEFACRVMTGVAGGHDGLPQGRLEGQTAAAVKRKKLTVEDYVQGVLAGDRVLLSRAITLIESNAPAHMDMAQQVLQQLLPYAGKSLRVGITGVPGAGKSTFIEALGCRLCRTGHKVAVLAVDPSSSVTKGSILGDKTRMENLSKEPQAFIRPSPSGGTLGGVTRKSRETLLLCEAAGYDVILVETVGVGQSEVTVRSMVDFFLLIVLTGAGDELQGMKKGVMELADAILINKADGDNRRRALAARVDYERILHYLRPATEGWQTKAYTCSALSGEGIDDIWSVVCEFRDRMGASGVFEGRRKAQTLSWVYSMVEEHLHNLFFQNPAVRVGKTAVEQDVITGKVSATMAVNRLIGMFEQS, from the coding sequence ATGAGTACCTATAAACCGGAGTGGACGCCGCAGGATGCGGGCAATGAATTTGCCTGCCGGGTCATGACCGGTGTGGCTGGCGGGCATGACGGCCTGCCGCAGGGCCGGCTCGAAGGACAGACGGCGGCTGCCGTAAAACGAAAAAAACTGACGGTTGAAGACTACGTGCAGGGTGTGCTGGCCGGTGACAGAGTCTTATTGTCCCGGGCCATCACCCTGATTGAAAGCAATGCCCCGGCTCATATGGATATGGCCCAGCAGGTGCTGCAGCAATTGCTGCCCTATGCGGGAAAGTCACTGCGGGTCGGCATTACCGGGGTGCCGGGCGCCGGCAAGAGTACCTTTATTGAAGCTCTTGGCTGCCGGTTGTGCCGAACCGGGCACAAGGTGGCGGTGCTGGCGGTTGACCCCAGCAGCAGTGTGACCAAGGGCAGCATCCTGGGTGATAAAACCCGGATGGAGAATCTGTCCAAGGAACCACAGGCCTTTATCCGTCCCTCGCCATCAGGCGGCACGCTGGGCGGCGTAACCCGGAAAAGCCGGGAGACTTTGCTGCTTTGTGAGGCCGCCGGCTATGATGTCATCCTGGTGGAAACGGTGGGAGTCGGACAGAGTGAAGTCACCGTCCGGTCTATGGTGGATTTCTTTCTCCTGATTGTGTTAACCGGTGCCGGCGATGAACTGCAAGGCATGAAGAAAGGTGTCATGGAGCTGGCCGATGCCATTTTGATCAATAAAGCCGACGGCGATAACAGACGGCGTGCTCTGGCCGCCCGGGTGGACTATGAACGTATTCTTCATTATCTGCGTCCGGCAACCGAAGGCTGGCAGACCAAGGCCTATACCTGCTCAGCGTTGAGCGGCGAGGGAATTGACGATATCTGGTCGGTGGTCTGTGAGTTCCGGGACAGGATGGGGGCTTCCGGTGTGTTCGAAGGACGTCGTAAGGCACAGACTCTTTCCTGGGTGTACTCTATGGTGGAGGAGCACCTGCATAATCTGTTTTTCCAAAATCCGGCCGTACGGGTCGGCAAGACCGCCGTGGAACAGGATGTTATCACCGGCAAGGTCTCGGCTACTATGGCGGTTAACCGGTTAATTGGTATGTTTGAGCAGTCATAA